The genomic window TGGGTGAACGACAGCGGGTCGACATGCCACACCGGCAGGTTCACGATGATCAGCACCAGCATGCACTCCCACGCGAAGAAGCGATAGAAGCCGTGCGAGCCCGGCTGGCGCAGCGGCCCGCGCGAAACGTAGAGCAGCGCGGCCGTGCCGGCAATAAAAAGAAAGATCTGGAACCAGAAGAGCATGGCGGCCGAATTTACACGGCCCGCCCGACTTCAGCCAGAGATGGAGAAGCCCCCGTCCACGGGAATGGCCGTGCCGGTCACGTAGTCGGAGGCCTGGCTCGCGAGAAACACCGCCGTGCCGGCAATGTCGGCCGGCTTGCCCCAGCGGCCGGCGGCGGCCCGGGCTACCACCCGGTCGTACAGGCCCGGAATCTGGCTGCGGGCGCCATCGGTCAGCTCGGTTTCGAACCAGCCGGGAAGAATTGCGTTGACCTGGATGTTGTCGGCCGCCCACGAAAGCGCGGTCGACTTGGTGAGCTGAACGATGCCCGCCTTGCTCGCGGCATAGGCCGGGGCATACGGCGCGCCGAAGATCGACATCATCGAGCCGATGTTGATGATCTTGCCGCCGCCTGCCTTCTTCAAATGAGGATGCGCGGCCCGGCTGCACAGGAAGGCGCTGGTCAGGTTGGTGTCCATCACCTTGTGCCACTCGTCCAACGCCAGTTGGTCGACCGGCTTGCGCACCGTGGTGCCGGCGTTGTTGATGAGGATGTCGAGCCTGCCGCAGCGTGCGGCCGCCTCGTCGAAGGCCTTCTGCACCGAGGTTTCATTGGCCACATCGACTTCGAGCGCAAAGCTGTCGCTGCCCAGCGCCTTCAGGGCTTCGACGGCGGCGGCCGATTTCTGGGCGTTGCGGGCGGCAACGATGACGCGGGCGCCGGCTTGCGCAAGGCCCTGGGCCATGCCCAGGCCGATGCCGCCATTGCCG from Variovorax paradoxus includes these protein-coding regions:
- a CDS encoding SDR family NAD(P)-dependent oxidoreductase, coding for MFDLTGKTALVTGGNGGIGLGMAQGLAQAGARVIVAARNAQKSAAAVEALKALGSDSFALEVDVANETSVQKAFDEAAARCGRLDILINNAGTTVRKPVDQLALDEWHKVMDTNLTSAFLCSRAAHPHLKKAGGGKIINIGSMMSIFGAPYAPAYAASKAGIVQLTKSTALSWAADNIQVNAILPGWFETELTDGARSQIPGLYDRVVARAAAGRWGKPADIAGTAVFLASQASDYVTGTAIPVDGGFSISG